One genomic region from Sparus aurata chromosome 15, fSpaAur1.1, whole genome shotgun sequence encodes:
- the lrit1a gene encoding leucine-rich repeat, immunoglobulin-like domain and transmembrane domain-containing protein 1a, whose product MFLVLLLGLYVATGELVSSVSSCPSQCSCFYHNLSDGSKARSVICNDPEISLVPVGFPVDTSKLRIEKTAIQRIPSEAFNYLSSLEFLWMSFNTLSALNPDSFRGLFNLEELRLDGNALTAFPWESLMDMPSLRLLDLHNNQLTSLPAESTTYIKNLTYLDLSSNSLLTLPAEVLSTWLAPKPVQGPESSKMILGLHDNPWVCDCRLYDLVQFQKSPTLSVAFIDTRLRCSSPESVSGVLFSDAELRRCQLPRIHTAVARVRSAVGNNVLLRCGTIGVPIPDLSWRRADGRLLNGTVQQENSKEGITWSILSVPAVSFRDSGKYICKAANYAGNAEAVISLVVSNPTKPEGNQTSNDKKAKVKKPNQMGKAAYQEKLVARYVVPTSSPSALPAMDPGLPPGPGPEPGVASYSLADRATPGPATSSNPDALLDLEKTNLSNLAANTSSLQQDPDRVVRSVKVVGDTDNTISLNWRAPKAKNTTAFSVLYAVFGERDMRKINVGAGQNRVTIEGLVPRTKYIACVCVRGLIPKKEQCVIFSTDEAASATGTQRLINVIVITVACIIAVPLTVIVCCGALKRRIQKYWGKKSKDIQDSYVTFETLSPGTKAKGLEGEYLNRLNPEESNRLLSARSSLDSEATAKIEGQPNEYFC is encoded by the exons ATGTTCCTCGTCCTGCTCCTGGGGCTCTACGTGGCCACAGGTGAACTTGTCTCCTCAGTGAGCTCCTGTCCGTCGCAGTGCAGCTGTTTTTACCACAACCTGAGTGATGGATCAAAGGCCAG GAGCGTCATTTGCAATGATCCAGAGATATCTCTTGTGCCTGTCGGGTTCCCTGTTGACACATCCAAGCTGCGGATTGAGAAGACAGCCATCCAGCGGATACCAAGCGAAGCCTTCAACTACCTCTCCAGTCTGGAATTCCTGTGGATGTCTTTCAACACGCTGTCCGCCTTGAATCCAGATAGTTTCCGGGGACTGTTCAACCTGGAAGAGCTTCGTCTGGACGGGAATGCCCTCACCGCCTTTCCCTGGGAATCCCTCATGGATATGCCCAGCCTCAGGCTTCTCGATTTGCACAACAACCAGCTCACCTCGCTGCCAGCGGAGTCCACCACTTACATCAAGAACCTCACCTATCTGGATCTGTCCAGCAACAGCCTGCTGACTCTGCCGGCAGAGGTGCTCTCCACATGGTTGGCGCCAAAACCCGTGCAAGGGCCAGAGAGCTCCAAAATGATACTTG GTCTCCATGACAACCCCTGGGTGTGTGACTGCCGGCTCTACGACCTGGTCCAGTTCCAGAAGTCTCCCACTCTTTCGGTGGCGTTCATTGACACAAGGCTCCGGTGTTCGTCTCCAGAGAGCGTCTCCGGGGTCTTGTTCAGCGACGCAGAGCTGCGACGCTGTCAGCTCCCACGGATCCACACAGCTGTGGCACGAGTCCGGAGCGCTGTTGGCAACAATGTGCTCCTCCGCTGTGGGACCATTGGAGTCCCCATCCCTGACCTGTCGTGGCGCAGGGCAGATGGACGACTTCTTAATGGAACAG TCCAGCAGGAAAACTCAAAAGAGGGAATCACCTGGTCCATCCTCAGTGTCCCAGCTGTGTCCTTTCGTGATTCAGGGAAATACATCTGCAAGGCCGCTAACTACGCCGGGAACGCTGAAGCTGTAATTTCTCTCGTGGTCTCTAACCCCACTAAACCAGAGGGGAACCAAACCAGCAACGACAAGAAAGCCAAAGTCAAGAAACCCAACCAGATGGGCAAAGCTGCCTACCAGGAGAAACTGGTGGCCAGGTATGTGGTTCCAACCTCCAGCCCTTCAGCCCTGCCTGCCATGGATCCAGGCCTTCCACCAGGTCCTGGTCCTGAACCTGGAGTAGCCAGTTACAGCCTGGCTGACAGAGCCACCCCGGGGCCTGCCACCTCCTCCAACCCAGATGCTCTGCTGGACCTGGAGAAGACTAATCTCAGCAACCTGGCGGCCAACACCTCGTCGCTGCAGCAGGACCCAGACAGGGTGGTCCGCTCGGTAAAGGTTGTGGGGGACACAGACAACACAATTTCTCTGAACTGGAGAGCCCCCAAGGCCAAGAACACAACAGCATTTAGTGTGCTGTACGCTGTGTTTGGAGAGAGGGACATGAGGAAGATCAATGTCGGCGCGGGGCAAAACCGTGTAACCATCGAGGGTCTGGTGCCCAGGACCAAGTAcattgcctgtgtgtgtgtgagggggctgATCCCCAAGAAGGAGCAGTGTGTCATATTTTCCACTGATGAAGCAGCCAGTGCGACTGGCACACAGAGGCTGATCAATGTGATTGTGATCACAGTGGCCTGTATCATCGCCGTCCCGCTCACTGTCATCGTGTGCTGCGGGGCGCTGAAGAGACGCATTCAGAAGTACTGGGGAAAGAAGTCCAAGGACATCCAAGATTCATATGTGACCTTTGAAACACTGTCGCCTGGCACGAAGGCCAAAGGGCTCGAGGGCGAGTATTTGAACAGACTGAACCCGGAGGAGTCCAACAGGCTGCTGTCAGCCCGTTCCAGCCTGGACTCTGAGGCCACGGCTAAGATAGAGGGACAGCCTAACGAGTACTTCTGCTGA
- the cdhr1a gene encoding cadherin-related family member 1a isoform X1: MKNVKILHLLLFLVFLHACFARADFAPYFYDNGPYSHNGNLALFSLSEDTAVGTQIYSLNGTDPEGQEVRYGISFDPGSKEYFRVDPVSGNITLVEQLDREKQDSIDVLVSITDGRSEVVERVTIFVMDANDEKPDFQNMPAIIDVLETTESGSSIFKVEAVDRDTGSGGSVTYYLQNPQPTLFAIDRFSGVLRIKSGEMLDYEKTKTHFVTVVAKDGGGNFNGKEQFMSSSATLTINVIDAQDTPPSFIGTPYFGYVYEISVPGSEIFTVLAKDGDVGNPNPIHYSFEEGDDGVFHINKTSGCITLLTLPIYLKREIFNIKVKASEVSPEGILLDYGLATVVIRVVDLNNNPPTFYGEKGPQNMFELTMYEHPPEGEILRGLKITVNDSDQGANAKFNLRLIGPGRMLRVVPQTVLNEAQVTILVEDSAAMDYEKNHFLTYKLLAVEIDTPERFSATADIVIHLLDTNDNAPKFSSDYYIARIPENSPGGSNVVSVTATDPDSGPWGEVKYSIYGSGADLFLIQPASGIIYTQPWASLDAEVRSKYNFYVKAEDTEGKYSLAEVFVTVLDLNDHPPAFNDNFLETTMVIGAPVKIEAVDDDAEIPNNVIEYAIMKADPDNNIFDINADTGEIMLKSYIKSMAIIQNITKQRDCTWSLVVQARDRGQPSFSTTAVIKIDITEATQLKGGPLGSFLMHNRNKPLQILGMLAGVIIFMVIVTVIISTATFLRNKKSNRILPNRRVRRRKQHPWNLKNPFKKPENPGVKFRVEEEEPEPEVVVENVNYNNNVPNVVRQWPPPPPPFAPSLPPPPPPYIPGERRWAVPTVSATVAAKPKKKPVGTREDTVNKALVSELKMRLEQKRMKHH, from the exons AAAGAATACTTCAGGGTCGACCCTGTTTCCGGGAACATCACACTAGTGGAACAGCTGGACAGAGAG AAACAAGACTCCATTGACGTCCTTGTCAGCATCACAGATGGACGAAGCGAG GTTGTGGAAAGAGTCACGATATTCGTAATGGATGCGAACGACGAAAAACCGGATTTCCAAAACATGCCGGCAATCATTGATGTACTGGAA acAACCGAGTCCGGCAGCAGCATCTTCAAAGTCGAGGCGGTGGACAGGGACACAGGCTCCGGTGGCTCAGTCACCTACTACCTCCAG AATCCTCAGCCCACTTTGTTTGCCATCGACAGATTCAGTGGTGTCCTACGTATCAAATCTGGGGAAATGTTGGATTATGAGaagacaaagacacattttgtcaCTGTCGTTGCAAAG GATGGTGGTGGTAATTTTAATGGAAAGGAGCAGTTCATGTCGTCATCGGCTACCCTGACAATCAATGTTATCGACGCACAAGACACTCCGCCATCTTTCATTGGGACACCGTATTTTGGCTACGTTTATGAAATCTCAGTGCCG GGATCTGAAATATTCACTGTTTTAGCCAAAGATGGTGATGTGGGAAACCCCAATCCAATACATTATTCATTTGAAGAAG GTGACGATGGTGTCTTTCACATCAACAAGACAAGCGGTTGTATCACCCTGCTGACTCTCCCCATTTATCTGAAGAGAGAAATCTTTAACATTAAAGTCAAG GCATCTGAAGTCAGCCCTGAAGGCATACTCCTGGACTACGGGCTGGCTACGGTGGTGATCCGAGTGGTGGATCTGAACAATAATCCACCTACTTTCTACGGAGAAAAAGGCCCACAGAACATGTTTGAGTTGACCATGTATGAGCATCCACCAGAGGGAGAGATACTCCGGGGGCTGAAAATCACTGTCAACGACTCCGATCAG GGCGCCAATGCTAAATTCAACCTGAGACTGATCGGTCCAGGGAGGATGCTGCGGGTCGTCCCTCAGACTGTTCTCAATGAGGCCCAAGTCACAATCTTAGTAGAAGACTCCGCTGCCATGGACTATGAGAAAAACCATTTTCTCACATACAAG CTTCTTGCAGTCGAGATCGACACACCCGAGAGATTCAGCGCCACCGCAGACATCGTCATTCACCTGCTGGACACCAATGACAACGCTCCTAAATTCTCCTCCGATTATTACATTGCCAGAATTCCAGAAAACTCACCCGGTGGCTCCAATGTGGTTTCAGTCACG gctACAGACCCAGACTCAGGACCTTGGGGTGAAGTGAAGTACTCCATCTATGGATCAGGGGCTGATCT GTTCCTGATCCAGCCTGCATCTGGAATCATCTACACCCAGCCGTGGGCGAGCCTGGACGCAGAGGTGAGATCCAAGTACAACTTCTATGTGAAAGCAGAGGACACGGAGGGGAAGTACAGCCTGGCTGAAGTTTTTGTGACGGTGCTCGACCTGAATGACCATCCACCTGCATTTAATGACAACTTCCTCGAGACGACTATGGTGATCGGAGCACCCGTGAAAATAGAG GCTGTAGACGATGATGCAGAAATACCCAACAATGTCATCGAGTATGCCATCATGAAAGCGGATCCGGACAACAACATCTTTGACATCAATGCTGACACGGGGGAGATCATGCTCAAGTCCTACATCAAGTCGATGGCCATCATTCAGAACATCACCAAGCAGAGAGACTGCACCTGGTCGCTGGTGGTGCAGGCCCGCGACCGGGGCCAACCGTCCTTCAGCACCACGGCAGTCATCAAGATCGACATCACTGAAGCT ACCCAACTCAAGGGGGGGCCTTTGGGATCATTTTTGATGCACAATAGAAACAAGCCTTTGCAAATCCTAGGCATGCTTGCTGGTGTCATTATATTCATGGTCATAGTCACGGTCATCATCTCCACTGCAACATTCTTGCGCAACAAAAAGTCCAACCGGATCCTGCCCAACCGccgtgtgaggaggaggaaacagcatCCCTGGAACCTGAAAAACCCCTTCAAGAAACCCGAAAACCCCGGAGTGAAATTCagagtagaggaggaggagccggAGCCAGAGGTCGTCGTGGAGAACGTCAACTATAACAATAATGTCCCCAATGTTGTGAGACAATGGCCCCCACCTCCGCCACCCTTCGCCCCGTCTCtgccccctccaccaccaccatacATCCCGGGGGAGAGGCGTTGGGCGGTACCCACCGTCTCAGCAACGGTGGCAGCAAAACCTAAAAAGAAGCCAGTGGGAACCAGAGAGGACACTGTGAACAAAGCGCTGGTCTCAGAACTCAAGATGAGACTGGAGCAGAAGAGGATGAAACATCACTAG
- the lrit2 gene encoding leucine-rich repeat, immunoglobulin-like domain and transmembrane domain-containing protein 2 isoform X2 produces the protein MDIICSLLVIAVFIIQAHETSSQCLRGCSCVEDRHGRSLVCMEESAFGAIPENLPDDMTKIRIEKSHFTEIPRGAFTQTPALENLWLNFNDITVINSKGLEGLWNLTELRLQGNKLRSVPWTAFEDTPALKILDLKHNQLDVLPEHALKYLPGLTYLDLSFNRLTVISKEVFQNWPLYQKLQTLEAEREPTAFGPNVVLALHDNAWLCDCRLKGFVEFIRSLSPPIILMNSYLTCSGPDFRAGKFFHEVELKACMKPAVTTPAPNISLPLGANLTLRCLAKARPDPAVWWTYGLKIIRGFHESQERVDEDTIRSLLVIPSLHAADRGMYTCTAINFIGNSSVNILLDVLSPGGSQSSLPPGVLAPPAAGDENVYIDIRIAKQTVRGISIEWYAALERPTETWFTVHFGQADNNKKEMIYIGPGIHSYSVSDLMPATKYEICVTLKNQAPRPGQCVVFVTGSDVTEMEQREKLIHIVVIVLAMVLAVPIGMYACTTDTKFACLEGIMESWKNRRRDNNPLERARQGTFDSLQAASDEGLVNKDSSEDRKAEEFVAKM, from the exons ATGGACATAATTTGTTCCCTGCTAGTTATAGCTGTGTTCATCATCCAGGCGCATGAAACTTCCTCTCAATGTTTACGCGGGTGCAGCTGTGTGGAGGACCGTCATGGCAG GTCGCTCGTGTGTATGGAGGAGAGCGCGTTTGGGGCCATACCAGAGAACCTTCCAGATGATATGACCAAAATCCGCATAGAAAAGTCTCACTTCACCGAGATCCCCAGAGGGGCATTCACTCAAACACCCGCCTTGGAGAACTTGTGGCTGAACTTCAATGATATCACAGTGATAAACTCGAAGGGTCTGGAGGGTTTGTGGAACTTGACCGAGCTCCGCCTGCAGGGCAACAAGCTGCGCTCAGTACCATGGACAGCGTTCGAGGACACGCCGGCCCTCAAGATCCTGGACCTGAAGCACAACCAGCTGGACGTCCTGCCGGAGCATGCGTTAAAATATTTGCCAGGTCTGACTTACTTAGACTTATCCTTCAATCGGCTTACGGTAATATCGAAGGAGGTCTTCCAAAACTGGCCCCTCTACCAAAAACTGCAGACCCTGGAGGCGGAGCGGGAGCCGACCGCGTTCGGGCCGAACGTCGTCCTGGCGCTCCACGACAACGCGTGGCTCTGCGACTGCCGCCTGAAGGGCTTCGTGGAGTTCATCCGTTCCCTAAGCCCCCCGATTATTCTGATGAACTCTTACTTGACCTGCTCAGGGCCGGACTTTAGGGCGGGGAAGTTCTTCCACGAAGTAGAGCTGAAGGCGTGCATGAAGCCGGCGGTCACCACCCCGGCTCCAAACATCAGCCTGCCGCTGGGCGCCAACCTCACCCTGCGCTGCCTCGCCAAGGCCAGGCCCGACCCGGCGGTGTGGTGGACATATGGCCTGAAGATAATCAGAGGATTTCATG AGTCTCAGGAGAGAGTGGATGAAGACACCATCAGATCCCTGCTGGTGATCCCCTCCCTCCACGCAGCTGACCGCGGCATGTACACCTGCACTGCCATCAACTTCATCGGTAACTCCTCTGTCAACATCCTTCTGGACGTCCTCTCTCCTGGAGGCTCCCAGTCATCGCTCCCTCCAGGTGTCCTGGCTCCGCCTGCTGCTGGGGATGAAAACGTCTACATTGACATCCGCATCGCCAAACAGACAGTACGTGGCATCTCCATCGAGTGGTACGCAGCCTTGGAGCGCCCGACTGAAACCTGGTTCACCGTCCACTTTGGCCAGGCTGACAACAATAAGAAGGAAATGATCTACATCGGCCCTGGGATTCACTCGtactctgtctctgacctgaTGCCTGCGACCAAATACGAAATCTGTGTGACCCTAAAGAACCAGGCGCCACGACCCGGCCAGTGCGTTGTGTTCGTAACAGGAAGTGACGTCACTGAGATGGAACAGAGGGAGAAGCTGATTCACATAGTAGTTATAGTTTTAGCCATGGTGCTGGCTGTGCCTATCGGTATGTACGCCTGCACCACCGACACTAAGTTTGCCTGCCTGGAGGGCATCATGGAGTCCTGGAAGAACCGGCGGAGAGATAACAACCCATTGGAGCGGGCGAGGCAAGGCACCTTCGACAGCCTGCAGGCCGCCAGCGACGAGGGCCTGGTCAATAAAGATTCAAGCGAAGACAGGAAG GCCGAGGAGTTTGTTGCAAAGATGTGA
- the lrit2 gene encoding leucine-rich repeat, immunoglobulin-like domain and transmembrane domain-containing protein 2 isoform X1, whose product MDIICSLLVIAVFIIQAHETSSQCLRGCSCVEDRHGRSLVCMEESAFGAIPENLPDDMTKIRIEKSHFTEIPRGAFTQTPALENLWLNFNDITVINSKGLEGLWNLTELRLQGNKLRSVPWTAFEDTPALKILDLKHNQLDVLPEHALKYLPGLTYLDLSFNRLTVISKEVFQNWPLYQKLQTLEAEREPTAFGPNVVLALHDNAWLCDCRLKGFVEFIRSLSPPIILMNSYLTCSGPDFRAGKFFHEVELKACMKPAVTTPAPNISLPLGANLTLRCLAKARPDPAVWWTYGLKIIRGFHESQERVDEDTIRSLLVIPSLHAADRGMYTCTAINFIGNSSVNILLDVLSPGGSQSSLPPGVLAPPAAGDENVYIDIRIAKQTVRGISIEWYAALERPTETWFTVHFGQADNNKKEMIYIGPGIHSYSVSDLMPATKYEICVTLKNQAPRPGQCVVFVTGSDVTEMEQREKLIHIVVIVLAMVLAVPIGMYACTTDTKFACLEGIMESWKNRRRDNNPLERARQGTFDSLQAASDEGLVNKDSSEDRKVRRRSDDRLSKGKPEHSRLTAELY is encoded by the exons ATGGACATAATTTGTTCCCTGCTAGTTATAGCTGTGTTCATCATCCAGGCGCATGAAACTTCCTCTCAATGTTTACGCGGGTGCAGCTGTGTGGAGGACCGTCATGGCAG GTCGCTCGTGTGTATGGAGGAGAGCGCGTTTGGGGCCATACCAGAGAACCTTCCAGATGATATGACCAAAATCCGCATAGAAAAGTCTCACTTCACCGAGATCCCCAGAGGGGCATTCACTCAAACACCCGCCTTGGAGAACTTGTGGCTGAACTTCAATGATATCACAGTGATAAACTCGAAGGGTCTGGAGGGTTTGTGGAACTTGACCGAGCTCCGCCTGCAGGGCAACAAGCTGCGCTCAGTACCATGGACAGCGTTCGAGGACACGCCGGCCCTCAAGATCCTGGACCTGAAGCACAACCAGCTGGACGTCCTGCCGGAGCATGCGTTAAAATATTTGCCAGGTCTGACTTACTTAGACTTATCCTTCAATCGGCTTACGGTAATATCGAAGGAGGTCTTCCAAAACTGGCCCCTCTACCAAAAACTGCAGACCCTGGAGGCGGAGCGGGAGCCGACCGCGTTCGGGCCGAACGTCGTCCTGGCGCTCCACGACAACGCGTGGCTCTGCGACTGCCGCCTGAAGGGCTTCGTGGAGTTCATCCGTTCCCTAAGCCCCCCGATTATTCTGATGAACTCTTACTTGACCTGCTCAGGGCCGGACTTTAGGGCGGGGAAGTTCTTCCACGAAGTAGAGCTGAAGGCGTGCATGAAGCCGGCGGTCACCACCCCGGCTCCAAACATCAGCCTGCCGCTGGGCGCCAACCTCACCCTGCGCTGCCTCGCCAAGGCCAGGCCCGACCCGGCGGTGTGGTGGACATATGGCCTGAAGATAATCAGAGGATTTCATG AGTCTCAGGAGAGAGTGGATGAAGACACCATCAGATCCCTGCTGGTGATCCCCTCCCTCCACGCAGCTGACCGCGGCATGTACACCTGCACTGCCATCAACTTCATCGGTAACTCCTCTGTCAACATCCTTCTGGACGTCCTCTCTCCTGGAGGCTCCCAGTCATCGCTCCCTCCAGGTGTCCTGGCTCCGCCTGCTGCTGGGGATGAAAACGTCTACATTGACATCCGCATCGCCAAACAGACAGTACGTGGCATCTCCATCGAGTGGTACGCAGCCTTGGAGCGCCCGACTGAAACCTGGTTCACCGTCCACTTTGGCCAGGCTGACAACAATAAGAAGGAAATGATCTACATCGGCCCTGGGATTCACTCGtactctgtctctgacctgaTGCCTGCGACCAAATACGAAATCTGTGTGACCCTAAAGAACCAGGCGCCACGACCCGGCCAGTGCGTTGTGTTCGTAACAGGAAGTGACGTCACTGAGATGGAACAGAGGGAGAAGCTGATTCACATAGTAGTTATAGTTTTAGCCATGGTGCTGGCTGTGCCTATCGGTATGTACGCCTGCACCACCGACACTAAGTTTGCCTGCCTGGAGGGCATCATGGAGTCCTGGAAGAACCGGCGGAGAGATAACAACCCATTGGAGCGGGCGAGGCAAGGCACCTTCGACAGCCTGCAGGCCGCCAGCGACGAGGGCCTGGTCAATAAAGATTCAAGCGAAGACAGGAAGGTGAGGAGGAGGTCAGACGACAGGCTGTCTAAGGGGAAGCCTGAGCACAGCAGGCTCACAGCTGAACTATATTAA